One Clupea harengus chromosome 12, Ch_v2.0.2, whole genome shotgun sequence DNA segment encodes these proteins:
- the lmbrd2b gene encoding G-protein coupled receptor-associated protein LMBRD2B isoform X2, whose product MSGAALGITIVVVFFLALFLLHRYGDFRKQQRMVLFGTLLAWYLCFLIVFILPLDVSTTIYKQCIIDHEEHTVTPTVNTVLSTVNTVLSNQTTGNSTKSFPKACHKPWSYIPDGIMPVFWRVVYWTSQCLTWLLLPFMQSYARSGGFSITAKVKTALIENAIYYGTYLLIFGSLLIYVAVHPEWHLTWYELQTIGITAANTWGLFLLVLLMGYGLVEIPRSYWEASRHGHLLIKTYFKLAKLMTEKADSEENLEDVMEEVRKVSEAIKYNHPLRKNIDTILRKCPVEYQERFGRNMDDYEDYDDKENTYPSEKSLAKLHKQAIYAVQRHNRTRVQWQMLLEEAFHLEDVSQNEISSSHEFVHSFPSLEPPGRFSRYIYTPAVEWYWECLLKQWFFRVLSVVLTLFSVAVVWSECTFFSTNPVLSLFAVFIQLAERDYNYLYIEMACFITIFFLCTCVYSTVFRIRVFNYYYLAPHHQTDAYSLQFSGMLFCRLTPPLCLNFLGLIHMDSAISHQAKEQTAYTSIMGSMRVLSFIANGFYIYYPMLIVLLCIATFFSLGTRCLNLMGFQQFMGDNELTSDLIDEGKELLRRERRKRQRTEDGENRRREWRERYGNREQNSPRNRNVQQSEMKETNYSDSANASTGRPKYTRTSQVERDGIELLEDAEPLDFSADMPSDDPLGADPGRKPGGRYLSMSSSRSRIFDDV is encoded by the exons ATGAGTGGCGCCGCTCTGGGCATCACCATCGTGGTGGTCTTCTTCCTGGCCCTCTTTCTGCTGCACCGCTACGGAGACTTCCGGAAGCAGCAGCGCATGGTGCTGTTTGGCACCCTGCTGGCCTGGTACCTGTGCTTCCTCATCGTCTTCATCCTGCCGCTGGACGTTAGCACG ACCATCTACAAGCAGTGCATCATTGACCATGAGGAGCACACGGTCACTCCCACTGTAAACACAGTCCTGTCCACTGTAAACACAGTCCTGTCCAATCAGACTACAGGAAACTCCACAAAGAG CTTTCCCAAGGCATGCCACAAGCCATGGAGCTACATTCCCGATGGGATCATGCCCGTGTTCTGGAGGGTGGTGTACTGGACCTCGCAGTGTCTCACCTG GTTGCTGTTGCCCTTCATGCAGTCGTACGCCCGCTCAGGCGGCTTCTCCATCACGGCTAAAGTCAAGACGGCCCTCATAGAGAACGCTATTTATTACGGCACCTACCTGCTGATATTCGGTTCCCTGCTCATCTACGTGGCCGTTCACCCAGAGTGGCACCTGACATG GTACGAGCTGCAGACCATCGGTATCACAGCTGCCAACACCTGGGGTCTGTTCCTGCTGGTGCTGCTCATGGGGTACGGCCTGGTGGAGATCCCGCGCTCCTACTGGGAGGCCTCCCGCCACGGCCACCTCCTCATCAAGACCTACTTCAAGCTGGCCAAGCTGATGACGGAGAAGGCCGACTCCGAGGAGAACCTGGAGGACGTCATGGAG GAGGTGAGAAAAGTCAGTGAGGCTATCAAGTACAACCATCCACTGAGGAAGAACATCGACACCATTCTAAGAAAG TGTCCTGTTGAGTATCAGGAAAGGTTTGGCAGGAACATGGATGACTATGAGGACTATGATGACAAGGAGAACACCTACCCCAGCGAGAAGAGTCTGGCCAAACTCCACAAACAG gctaTTTACGCCGTGCAGAGACACAACCGCACCCGCGTCCAGTGGCAGATGCTGCTGGAGGAGGCCTTCCACCTGGAGGACGTGTCCCAGAACGAGATCAGCTCATCGCACGAGTTTGTCCACAGCTTCCCCTCGCTGGAGCCGCCGGGCCGGTTCAGCCGCTACATCTACACGCCCGCCGTCG AGTGGTACTGGGAGTGCCTGCTGAAGCAGTGGTTCTTCCGGGTGCTGTCGGTGGTGCTGACCCTGTTCTCCGTGGCCGTGGTGTGGTCCGAGTGCACCTTCTTCAGCACCAACCCCGTGCTCTCGCTCTTCGCCGTGTTCATCCAGCTGGCCGAGAGGGACTACAACTACCTGTACATCGAG ATGGCGTGCTTCATCACGATCTTCTTCCTGTGCACCTGCGTGTACTCCACTGTGTTCCGCATCCGAGTGTTCAACTACTACTACCTGGCCCCGCACCATCAGACCGACGCCTACAGTCTCCAGTTCAGCGGCAT GCTTTTCTGCCGTTtgactcctcctctctgtctgaatTTCCTGGGTCTGATCCACATGGACTCCGCCATTTCCCATCAGGCCAAGGAGCAGACAGCCTACACCTCG ATTATGGGTTCGATGCGCGTCCTGTCTTTCATTGCCAACGGCTTCTACATCTACTACCCCATGCTCATCGTGCTGCTCTGCATCGCCACGTTCTTCAG CCTTGGCACTCGTTGTCTGAACCTCATGGGCTTCCAGCAGTTCATGGGAGACAATGAGCTGACCTCAGATCTGATTGATGAGGGCAAAGAGTTACTCCGGCGAG agagaagaaagcgaCAAAGAACAGAGGATGGGGAAAACCGGAGAAGA GAGTGGAGGGAGCGCTATGGCAACCGGGAACAGAATTCACCAAGGAACCGGAACGTTCAGCAGTCTGAGATGAAGGAGACCAACTACTCCGACTCGGCCAACGCCAGCACCGGCAGGC CCAAGTACACTCGGACCAGCCAGGTGGAGAGGGACGGCATCGAGCTCCTGGAGGACGCCGAGCCTCTGGACTTCAGTGCTGACATGCCCTCAGACGACCCACTGGGGGCAGATCCTGGCAG AAAACCTGGTGGGAGGTACCTGTCCATGTCGTCTTCACGGAGCCGAATCTTCGATGACGTCTGA
- the lmbrd2b gene encoding G-protein coupled receptor-associated protein LMBRD2B isoform X1, whose translation MSGAALGITIVVVFFLALFLLHRYGDFRKQQRMVLFGTLLAWYLCFLIVFILPLDVSTTIYKQCIIDHEEHTVTPTVNTVLSTVNTVLSNQTTGNSTKSFPKACHKPWSYIPDGIMPVFWRVVYWTSQCLTWLLLPFMQSYARSGGFSITAKVKTALIENAIYYGTYLLIFGSLLIYVAVHPEWHLTWYELQTIGITAANTWGLFLLVLLMGYGLVEIPRSYWEASRHGHLLIKTYFKLAKLMTEKADSEENLEDVMEEVRKVSEAIKYNHPLRKNIDTILRKCPVEYQERFGRNMDDYEDYDDKENTYPSEKSLAKLHKQAIYAVQRHNRTRVQWQMLLEEAFHLEDVSQNEISSSHEFVHSFPSLEPPGRFSRYIYTPAVEWYWECLLKQWFFRVLSVVLTLFSVAVVWSECTFFSTNPVLSLFAVFIQLAERDYNYLYIEMACFITIFFLCTCVYSTVFRIRVFNYYYLAPHHQTDAYSLQFSGMLFCRLTPPLCLNFLGLIHMDSAISHQAKEQTAYTSIMGSMRVLSFIANGFYIYYPMLIVLLCIATFFSLGTRCLNLMGFQQFMGDNELTSDLIDEGKELLRRERRKRQRTEDGENRRREWRERYGNREQNSPRNRNVQQSEMKETNYSDSANASTGRQAKYTRTSQVERDGIELLEDAEPLDFSADMPSDDPLGADPGRKPGGRYLSMSSSRSRIFDDV comes from the exons ATGAGTGGCGCCGCTCTGGGCATCACCATCGTGGTGGTCTTCTTCCTGGCCCTCTTTCTGCTGCACCGCTACGGAGACTTCCGGAAGCAGCAGCGCATGGTGCTGTTTGGCACCCTGCTGGCCTGGTACCTGTGCTTCCTCATCGTCTTCATCCTGCCGCTGGACGTTAGCACG ACCATCTACAAGCAGTGCATCATTGACCATGAGGAGCACACGGTCACTCCCACTGTAAACACAGTCCTGTCCACTGTAAACACAGTCCTGTCCAATCAGACTACAGGAAACTCCACAAAGAG CTTTCCCAAGGCATGCCACAAGCCATGGAGCTACATTCCCGATGGGATCATGCCCGTGTTCTGGAGGGTGGTGTACTGGACCTCGCAGTGTCTCACCTG GTTGCTGTTGCCCTTCATGCAGTCGTACGCCCGCTCAGGCGGCTTCTCCATCACGGCTAAAGTCAAGACGGCCCTCATAGAGAACGCTATTTATTACGGCACCTACCTGCTGATATTCGGTTCCCTGCTCATCTACGTGGCCGTTCACCCAGAGTGGCACCTGACATG GTACGAGCTGCAGACCATCGGTATCACAGCTGCCAACACCTGGGGTCTGTTCCTGCTGGTGCTGCTCATGGGGTACGGCCTGGTGGAGATCCCGCGCTCCTACTGGGAGGCCTCCCGCCACGGCCACCTCCTCATCAAGACCTACTTCAAGCTGGCCAAGCTGATGACGGAGAAGGCCGACTCCGAGGAGAACCTGGAGGACGTCATGGAG GAGGTGAGAAAAGTCAGTGAGGCTATCAAGTACAACCATCCACTGAGGAAGAACATCGACACCATTCTAAGAAAG TGTCCTGTTGAGTATCAGGAAAGGTTTGGCAGGAACATGGATGACTATGAGGACTATGATGACAAGGAGAACACCTACCCCAGCGAGAAGAGTCTGGCCAAACTCCACAAACAG gctaTTTACGCCGTGCAGAGACACAACCGCACCCGCGTCCAGTGGCAGATGCTGCTGGAGGAGGCCTTCCACCTGGAGGACGTGTCCCAGAACGAGATCAGCTCATCGCACGAGTTTGTCCACAGCTTCCCCTCGCTGGAGCCGCCGGGCCGGTTCAGCCGCTACATCTACACGCCCGCCGTCG AGTGGTACTGGGAGTGCCTGCTGAAGCAGTGGTTCTTCCGGGTGCTGTCGGTGGTGCTGACCCTGTTCTCCGTGGCCGTGGTGTGGTCCGAGTGCACCTTCTTCAGCACCAACCCCGTGCTCTCGCTCTTCGCCGTGTTCATCCAGCTGGCCGAGAGGGACTACAACTACCTGTACATCGAG ATGGCGTGCTTCATCACGATCTTCTTCCTGTGCACCTGCGTGTACTCCACTGTGTTCCGCATCCGAGTGTTCAACTACTACTACCTGGCCCCGCACCATCAGACCGACGCCTACAGTCTCCAGTTCAGCGGCAT GCTTTTCTGCCGTTtgactcctcctctctgtctgaatTTCCTGGGTCTGATCCACATGGACTCCGCCATTTCCCATCAGGCCAAGGAGCAGACAGCCTACACCTCG ATTATGGGTTCGATGCGCGTCCTGTCTTTCATTGCCAACGGCTTCTACATCTACTACCCCATGCTCATCGTGCTGCTCTGCATCGCCACGTTCTTCAG CCTTGGCACTCGTTGTCTGAACCTCATGGGCTTCCAGCAGTTCATGGGAGACAATGAGCTGACCTCAGATCTGATTGATGAGGGCAAAGAGTTACTCCGGCGAG agagaagaaagcgaCAAAGAACAGAGGATGGGGAAAACCGGAGAAGA GAGTGGAGGGAGCGCTATGGCAACCGGGAACAGAATTCACCAAGGAACCGGAACGTTCAGCAGTCTGAGATGAAGGAGACCAACTACTCCGACTCGGCCAACGCCAGCACCGGCAGGC AAGCCAAGTACACTCGGACCAGCCAGGTGGAGAGGGACGGCATCGAGCTCCTGGAGGACGCCGAGCCTCTGGACTTCAGTGCTGACATGCCCTCAGACGACCCACTGGGGGCAGATCCTGGCAG AAAACCTGGTGGGAGGTACCTGTCCATGTCGTCTTCACGGAGCCGAATCTTCGATGACGTCTGA
- the capslb gene encoding calcyphosine-like b isoform X3, protein MCFLGNSRTLKLGEGPVPLLTMAGTARHDREMAISAKRQLSTTSDPVERLRLQCLARGSSGIKGLSRTFRIMDDDNSRTLDLKEFLKGLNDYGVLIEKDEAHKLFQHFDRDGSGHIDFDEFLITLRPPMSNARKEVIMQAFRKLDKTGDGVITIEDLRGVYNAKHHPKYQNGEWTEEQVFRTFLDSFDSPDDKDGKVTKEEFTNYYAGDQGRVRELLLRSQRLHRE, encoded by the exons ATGTGTTTCCTTGGAAACAGTAGAACGCTCAAACTAGGGGAGGGGCCAGTTCCACTTCTG ACCATGGCAGGAACCGCGCGACACGACCGGGAGATGGCGATAAGCGCCAAGCGTCAATTGTCGACGACCTCAGATCCCGTGGAGCGGTTGAGACTTCAGTGTTTGGCACGGGGGTCATCTGGAATCAAAGGGCTAAGCAG GACTTTCAGGATAATGGATGACGACAACAGTCGCACTTTGGATCTGAAGGAGTTTCTGAAGGGATTGAACGACTATGGCGTTCTGATTGAAAAGGATGAGGCTCATAAACTTTTCCAGCACTTTGACAGAGATGGCAGCGGTCACATTGATTTTGACGAGTTTCTAATTACACTGAGG CCACCAATGTCCAACGCCAGGAAAGAGGTGATAATGCAGGCTTTTAGAAAGCTTGATAAGACAGGCGATGGGGTGATAACTATCGAAGATCTGCGGGGGGTGTACAATGCCAAGCACCACCCAAAATATCAAAATGGGGAGTGGACAGAAGAGCAGGTATTCCGGACGTTTCTGGACAGTTTTGACTCCCCAGATGACAAGGATGGAAAG GTCACGAAAGAAGAGTTTACGAATTACTATGCAG
- the capslb gene encoding calcyphosine-like b isoform X1: protein MCFLGNSRTLKLGEGPVPLLTMAGTARHDREMAISAKRQLSTTSDPVERLRLQCLARGSSGIKGLSRTFRIMDDDNSRTLDLKEFLKGLNDYGVLIEKDEAHKLFQHFDRDGSGHIDFDEFLITLRPPMSNARKEVIMQAFRKLDKTGDGVITIEDLRGVYNAKHHPKYQNGEWTEEQVFRTFLDSFDSPDDKDGKVTKEEFTNYYAGVSASIDTDIYFIIMMKNAWKLN from the exons ATGTGTTTCCTTGGAAACAGTAGAACGCTCAAACTAGGGGAGGGGCCAGTTCCACTTCTG ACCATGGCAGGAACCGCGCGACACGACCGGGAGATGGCGATAAGCGCCAAGCGTCAATTGTCGACGACCTCAGATCCCGTGGAGCGGTTGAGACTTCAGTGTTTGGCACGGGGGTCATCTGGAATCAAAGGGCTAAGCAG GACTTTCAGGATAATGGATGACGACAACAGTCGCACTTTGGATCTGAAGGAGTTTCTGAAGGGATTGAACGACTATGGCGTTCTGATTGAAAAGGATGAGGCTCATAAACTTTTCCAGCACTTTGACAGAGATGGCAGCGGTCACATTGATTTTGACGAGTTTCTAATTACACTGAGG CCACCAATGTCCAACGCCAGGAAAGAGGTGATAATGCAGGCTTTTAGAAAGCTTGATAAGACAGGCGATGGGGTGATAACTATCGAAGATCTGCGGGGGGTGTACAATGCCAAGCACCACCCAAAATATCAAAATGGGGAGTGGACAGAAGAGCAGGTATTCCGGACGTTTCTGGACAGTTTTGACTCCCCAGATGACAAGGATGGAAAG GTCACGAAAGAAGAGTTTACGAATTACTATGCAGGTGTGAGTGCATCCATTGACACAGACATCTACTTTATAATAATGATGAAAAATGCCTGGAAACTCAATTAA